One Clostridia bacterium DNA window includes the following coding sequences:
- a CDS encoding PrkA family serine protein kinase — translation MIKQDISSIILKDREERKNRSFEGSFLQYLDMVKENPDVSMLAHQRMYNLITSQGVDVIKTDENPRLRRIYGNDIIKKYKFFEEDFFGIDKTIMKIVRYFHSAAMAGEEARQVLYLVGPVGSGKSSLMEALKKALEMSSPVYALKGCPMREEPLHLIPKHLRMQFEEILNLKIEGDLCPVCRYRLKNELKGEYEKFPVETVGFSIRSRKGIGVVPPVDPNNQDTSVLIGSVDISKIDLYPEDDPRVLSLNGAFNVGNRGLVEFIEVFKNETEYLHTMITATQEKSIPSPGKGSMIYFDGIILAHSNEAEWNKFKSDHTNEAILDRIVKVEIPYCLELDEEIKIYEKILRKSKFKAHIAPHTIEVASMFAILTRLTPSSKIDPMTKLKIYNGEEIVEKGMTRKIDIFELHEEAQREGMTGISTRFIMKALDTALSESEHNCINPISVMETLIRAVKELGIGEEEKERYLRFIQDSIKKEYNKLLEKEVTKAFIHGYREQAESLFNNYLDHAEAFVNKTKIKDSNTGEELEPDEKFLRSIEEQIGITDSAAKGFRSDVTAYMFFVLRNGGKLDFDSYEPLKEAIEKKLTVSVKELSRIITQAKVRDKDQNEKYNAMVDEMKKNGYCDCCCNVILKYAANNLWKD, via the coding sequence ATGATTAAGCAAGATATTTCAAGTATTATACTTAAGGATAGGGAAGAACGCAAAAACAGAAGTTTTGAAGGTTCATTCCTGCAATATCTTGATATGGTAAAAGAAAATCCTGACGTATCAATGCTGGCACATCAGAGAATGTACAATCTGATAACCTCCCAGGGCGTAGATGTGATAAAGACTGATGAAAATCCAAGATTGAGAAGGATTTATGGCAATGATATCATAAAAAAATATAAATTCTTTGAAGAGGATTTTTTTGGGATAGATAAAACGATTATGAAAATTGTGAGGTATTTTCATTCAGCAGCGATGGCAGGTGAAGAAGCAAGGCAGGTGCTTTATCTCGTTGGACCGGTTGGTTCAGGTAAATCATCATTAATGGAAGCTCTAAAGAAGGCCTTGGAAATGAGTTCTCCAGTCTATGCACTAAAAGGCTGTCCAATGAGAGAAGAACCTTTACATTTGATTCCTAAGCATTTAAGAATGCAGTTTGAAGAGATTCTCAACTTGAAAATCGAAGGAGATCTTTGTCCGGTCTGCAGATATAGGCTGAAAAATGAGTTGAAGGGTGAGTATGAAAAATTTCCTGTTGAGACAGTAGGATTTTCAATAAGATCAAGAAAGGGAATAGGAGTTGTACCTCCTGTAGACCCAAATAATCAGGATACCAGTGTGCTCATAGGAAGTGTAGATATTTCTAAAATTGACCTATATCCAGAGGACGATCCAAGGGTTCTATCACTAAATGGTGCTTTTAATGTAGGTAATAGGGGTTTGGTAGAGTTCATAGAAGTGTTTAAAAATGAGACTGAATACCTCCATACAATGATTACAGCGACTCAGGAGAAATCTATTCCGTCGCCCGGAAAGGGTTCCATGATATACTTTGATGGAATAATTCTGGCTCACTCAAATGAAGCGGAATGGAACAAATTTAAGTCCGATCATACAAATGAAGCTATACTTGACAGAATAGTAAAAGTAGAAATTCCCTACTGCCTTGAACTTGATGAAGAAATAAAGATATATGAAAAGATACTCAGGAAAAGCAAATTCAAAGCTCATATTGCTCCACACACAATTGAAGTTGCTTCAATGTTTGCCATACTCACACGTTTGACTCCCTCAAGCAAGATAGATCCGATGACGAAGCTGAAAATATATAACGGTGAAGAAATTGTAGAAAAGGGTATGACAAGAAAGATCGACATATTTGAACTGCATGAGGAAGCTCAGAGAGAAGGAATGACGGGAATATCCACAAGATTCATAATGAAAGCACTGGATACTGCATTATCTGAATCGGAACATAATTGTATAAACCCTATTTCAGTTATGGAGACTTTGATTAGGGCTGTAAAGGAGCTGGGAATAGGTGAGGAGGAAAAAGAACGGTATTTACGCTTTATTCAGGATAGTATAAAGAAAGAATACAACAAGTTGCTTGAGAAAGAAGTGACAAAAGCATTTATTCACGGATACAGGGAGCAGGCTGAGAGTTTGTTCAACAACTATCTGGACCATGCAGAAGCTTTTGTGAACAAGACAAAGATTAAGGATTCAAACACAGGAGAAGAACTGGAACCTGACGAAAAGTTTTTAAGATCGATAGAAGAGCAAATCGGGATCACAGATTCTGCAGCAAAGGGCTTCAGGTCTGATGTTACTGCATATATGTTTTTTGTCTTGCGCAACGGAGGAAAACTTGATTTTGACAGCTATGAGCCTTTGAAGGAAGCTATAGAGAAAAAATTAACGGTTTCTGTAAAAGAACTGAGCCGTATTATTACCCAAGCAAAAGTCAGAGATAAGGATCAGAACGAAAAGTATAATGCTATGGTTGATGAAATGAAGAAAAACGGATACTGTGACTGCTGCTGCAATGTTATACTCAAGTACGCAGCAAATAATTTGTGGAAAGACTGA
- the yhbH gene encoding sporulation protein YhbH: MAIFREFSSSGRDRSSEDRRRHKELVEESIKKNLGNIIAEESIIGQSRDKKIKIPIKGIKEYQFIYGKNGPGVGSGDGTEKRGDKIGEDKSGQGSNGNGQAGNQEGEDVYETEVTIEELVNYLFDDLNLPDIDKKKIAEIESIKSIKKIGYQRKGIPPRLAKRRSVVEKIKRRQAYNRSQEEFEAQNEGNIDDLYSDYDGAADDQNMEARSEATVTKRFPFMEDDLRYHRVREDHKKDYNAVVICIMDVSGSMDQTKKYMARSFYFLLYQFIRLKYSNVEVAFVAHTTTAKEVNEDEFFHKGESGGTYISSGYEKALEIIEQRYNPTSWNIYAFHCSDGDNWTEDNKRAIEYAQKLCDVCNLFGYGEIVPGYYSSSSTIKSDFQKNIRHKNFAIVTMTKKEDVYSALKKLLDKENED, translated from the coding sequence ATGGCGATTTTTAGAGAGTTTAGCAGCAGCGGGAGGGACCGGTCTTCAGAAGACAGGCGGAGACATAAAGAATTGGTTGAGGAATCTATCAAGAAAAACCTGGGTAACATTATTGCAGAAGAAAGCATTATCGGGCAGAGCAGGGATAAGAAAATAAAAATCCCCATAAAGGGTATAAAAGAGTATCAGTTTATATACGGAAAAAACGGGCCTGGAGTAGGTTCAGGCGATGGTACTGAGAAAAGAGGGGATAAAATCGGTGAGGATAAATCCGGGCAAGGTAGTAATGGTAACGGGCAGGCAGGTAATCAGGAAGGTGAAGATGTATATGAGACTGAGGTTACAATTGAAGAGCTTGTAAATTATTTATTTGATGATTTGAACCTTCCGGATATAGATAAGAAAAAAATCGCAGAGATTGAATCAATAAAAAGTATAAAAAAAATAGGATACCAGCGTAAAGGTATTCCACCACGACTGGCAAAGAGGCGGTCTGTCGTAGAGAAAATAAAAAGAAGGCAGGCGTATAACAGGTCGCAGGAAGAGTTTGAAGCACAAAACGAGGGAAATATTGATGATTTATATAGCGATTATGATGGAGCTGCAGATGATCAGAATATGGAGGCTCGTAGCGAAGCTACAGTAACAAAAAGGTTTCCTTTTATGGAAGATGACTTAAGATATCATAGAGTCAGGGAGGATCATAAAAAGGATTATAATGCTGTAGTTATATGCATAATGGATGTTTCAGGCTCTATGGATCAGACCAAAAAATACATGGCCAGGAGTTTTTATTTCCTGCTATACCAATTTATCAGACTTAAGTATTCTAATGTTGAAGTTGCTTTTGTAGCTCACACAACTACTGCAAAAGAGGTAAATGAAGATGAGTTTTTTCACAAAGGGGAATCTGGGGGGACCTACATAAGCAGTGGGTATGAAAAGGCTTTAGAAATAATTGAACAGAGATACAACCCGACAAGTTGGAATATATATGCTTTTCACTGTAGTGACGGAGATAATTGGACAGAAGATAATAAAAGAGCAATTGAATATGCCCAGAAGCTGTGTGATGTTTGCAATTTGTTCGGATATGGCGAAATTGTTCCAGGTTATTACTCTTCCAGCAGTACAATTAAATCAGATTTTCAGAAGAATATAAGGCATAAAAACTTTGCTATTGTTACCATGACCAAGAAGGAAGATGTTTATAGCGCCCTGAAAAAGCTTCTTGACAAAGAAAATGAAGATTAG
- a CDS encoding SpoVR family protein, protein MADYSIRELEKWNEKIEEIAKEAGLDYYDQEFEIISYEDMMGYETYIGMPSHYPHWSYGKAYERIKTLNRYNLSGLAYEMVINANPCIAYLMKDNTLLLQILTIAHVYGHNDFFKNNRMFKIGTRADYTLEMFKNHANRIRAYIADPGIGYKKVERILNAAHALKYQTSRLVGEKRIPENEKRKAVLERYSKEDYDFPLLNPKNQKTDTGVELNKIPIEPEENILYFLSKYGRLSEWEKDMLDIVREETTYFVPQIETKIMNEGWASFWHYTILNKLELTQGLHFEFLKRHNQVIRPHEGRINPYYIGFKIFEDLVRKYPDNPNKIFEVREIERDQSFLRRYLTYELCNEMNLFEYIKVDRDYVISEVPDEEGWKTIRDTLVFSTGMGGIPNIVVDEWVQKDNTLILEHKYDGRELELNYAYETLKHIADLWDGKVMLITFLDNKRKIVICDEQKRITMTNT, encoded by the coding sequence GTGGCGGATTACAGTATAAGAGAACTGGAGAAATGGAATGAAAAGATAGAAGAAATTGCGAAAGAGGCAGGACTTGATTATTATGATCAGGAATTTGAAATAATAAGTTATGAAGATATGATGGGATATGAAACATATATCGGTATGCCTTCGCATTATCCGCATTGGAGTTATGGAAAAGCTTATGAAAGAATCAAGACCCTCAACAGATATAACTTATCAGGGTTAGCTTATGAGATGGTGATAAATGCAAATCCGTGCATAGCATACCTGATGAAGGATAATACATTGCTTCTTCAGATACTGACCATTGCACATGTTTATGGACATAATGATTTTTTTAAGAACAACAGAATGTTTAAGATTGGCACCAGAGCGGACTATACGCTAGAGATGTTTAAGAATCATGCAAACAGAATCAGAGCCTATATTGCCGATCCGGGTATCGGATATAAAAAAGTCGAGAGGATACTGAATGCAGCACATGCTCTTAAATACCAAACATCCAGATTAGTTGGAGAAAAGAGGATTCCGGAAAATGAAAAAAGGAAGGCAGTTCTTGAACGTTATAGTAAAGAAGACTATGATTTCCCTCTTTTAAATCCCAAAAACCAAAAAACGGATACAGGCGTAGAGCTTAATAAGATTCCAATAGAGCCTGAAGAAAACATACTTTATTTTTTATCAAAGTATGGGAGGTTAAGTGAGTGGGAAAAAGACATGCTGGATATTGTCAGAGAAGAAACTACGTACTTTGTTCCCCAAATTGAAACTAAAATAATGAATGAAGGATGGGCAAGCTTCTGGCATTACACTATACTAAATAAACTTGAACTGACACAAGGGTTGCATTTTGAATTTCTTAAGAGACATAATCAGGTAATAAGGCCGCATGAGGGACGTATTAATCCATATTATATAGGCTTTAAGATTTTTGAGGATTTAGTCAGAAAATACCCTGACAACCCAAATAAGATTTTTGAAGTTCGTGAGATTGAAAGAGATCAGTCCTTCCTGAGGAGATATCTGACTTATGAATTGTGCAATGAGATGAATCTTTTTGAATACATAAAGGTAGACCGTGATTATGTTATTTCTGAAGTGCCGGATGAGGAAGGATGGAAGACAATAAGGGATACACTTGTATTTTCAACGGGTATGGGTGGGATACCTAACATTGTTGTGGATGAATGGGTTCAGAAAGACAATACACTGATACTTGAGCACAAGTACGACGGAAGGGAGCTGGAATTAAACTATGCTTATGAGACTTTGAAGCATATAGCAGACTTATGGGACGGAAAAGTTATGCTTATAACATTTCTGGATAATAAGCGCAAGATAGTAATCTGTGATGAACAAAAGAGGATAACGATGACAAATACTTAA